A genomic segment from Rubrobacter tropicus encodes:
- the mutM gene encoding bifunctional DNA-formamidopyrimidine glycosylase/DNA-(apurinic or apyrimidinic site) lyase, giving the protein MPELPEVETIKRDLGELVVGARVEDVEIPSPVLVEHPSREDFVRRLRGARAAGARRRAKHLIVDLDSGDALVLQLKIGGQLLLVPPVKEPATALMLVLRLEGGRSLFLRDETGFTRARLLDAGELERRFEDLGPEPLGDEFRPGYLREKLGGRRARIKGLLLDQKVVAGVGNIYVDEALFDARIHPTRKANTLTEDEWTRLQAAVKENLRAGIEHRGTTFSLYRDVLGRKGHHQDHLKVFVQAGKPCPGGCGGKVVKEKVGGRATFLCPACQPEDGSGEAVRLEFG; this is encoded by the coding sequence GTGCCCGAACTGCCCGAAGTAGAGACGATAAAGAGGGACCTTGGCGAGCTCGTCGTAGGGGCGAGGGTGGAGGACGTTGAGATCCCGTCCCCCGTTCTCGTGGAGCATCCTTCGAGAGAGGACTTCGTCCGGCGGCTGAGGGGCGCGCGGGCAGCCGGCGCGCGCCGGCGTGCCAAGCACCTCATCGTCGACCTCGACTCGGGGGACGCGCTCGTCCTGCAACTGAAGATCGGCGGTCAACTCCTGCTAGTTCCCCCGGTGAAGGAACCGGCGACGGCCCTCATGCTCGTGCTGCGCCTGGAGGGGGGCCGGAGCCTCTTTTTGCGGGACGAGACCGGCTTTACCAGGGCGCGGCTCCTGGACGCCGGTGAGTTGGAGCGCCGCTTCGAAGACCTCGGCCCCGAGCCTTTGGGCGACGAGTTCCGGCCCGGCTACCTGCGGGAGAAGCTCGGCGGGCGCAGGGCGCGCATCAAGGGTCTGCTCCTCGACCAGAAGGTCGTGGCCGGCGTCGGCAACATCTACGTCGACGAGGCCCTCTTCGACGCCCGGATACACCCCACGCGCAAGGCCAACACGCTCACGGAAGACGAATGGACGAGGCTCCAGGCCGCCGTAAAGGAGAACCTCAGGGCCGGCATAGAGCACCGGGGCACGACCTTCAGCCTCTACAGGGACGTCCTCGGGCGCAAGGGACACCACCAGGACCACCTCAAGGTCTTTGTACAGGCGGGCAAGCCTTGCCCCGGCGGCTGCGGGGGGAAGGTCGTCAAGGAGAAGGTCGGGGGGAGGGCGACGTTCCTGTGTCCCGCCTGCCAGCCCGAAGATGGCTCCGGGGAAGCGGTACGATTAGAATTCGGTTAG
- a CDS encoding TenA family transcriptional regulator: protein MNPEEFLNSLKREVIGHPALRHPFLERFGDGDVGVEGVRTFAVQYYRHVRVSRLYLAALISNCGHDEALQLALAEVLFDEYGHLKPDETHPALYRRFLGALGITEEEWEGPATLPEIDLYVSAHRALSGHPDFRLGLGALGPASEWPVPPIYVRLAEGLKKATGLPEEALEIFTSHVTMDVTHARIMMDAIAPYTQDEQGQARVREGAMRSLDARSVMLDGLYKAVFREPAPLLDVSARVGG, encoded by the coding sequence ATGAACCCCGAAGAGTTTCTCAACAGCTTAAAGCGCGAGGTTATCGGGCATCCGGCGTTGAGGCATCCGTTTCTGGAGAGGTTCGGGGATGGGGACGTTGGGGTCGAGGGGGTTCGGACGTTTGCGGTGCAGTACTACCGCCACGTCAGGGTGAGCCGGCTGTACCTGGCGGCGCTCATCTCCAACTGCGGGCACGACGAGGCTTTGCAGCTCGCGCTCGCGGAGGTCCTCTTTGACGAGTATGGGCATCTGAAACCGGATGAGACGCACCCGGCGTTGTACCGGCGGTTTCTGGGGGCGCTCGGGATCACCGAGGAAGAGTGGGAGGGGCCGGCGACGTTGCCCGAGATAGACCTCTACGTCTCGGCGCACCGGGCGTTGTCCGGGCATCCCGACTTCAGGCTCGGGCTCGGGGCTTTGGGGCCCGCGAGCGAGTGGCCCGTGCCCCCGATCTACGTGCGGCTCGCGGAAGGATTGAAAAAGGCGACGGGGTTGCCGGAGGAGGCGTTGGAGATCTTCACCAGCCACGTCACCATGGACGTTACCCACGCCCGCATAATGATGGACGCCATAGCCCCATACACGCAGGATGAACAAGGCCAGGCACGGGTACGGGAAGGGGCGATGCGCTCCCTCGACGCCCGCTCCGTGATGCTCGACGGGCTCTACAAGGCGGTCTTCCGCGAACCGGCCCCGCTGCTCGACGTCTCCGCCCGAGTAGGCGGCTAG
- a CDS encoding antibiotic biosynthesis monooxygenase family protein: MAEISQSGNVVTLINVFTVRPEDQQPLLDLLVEATESVMNRRPGFVSANLHKSFDGTRVVNYAQWRSKEAFEAMLEDPAAVGHMRQAAGLAESFEPHLYEVAYVDEA; encoded by the coding sequence GTGGCCGAGATCTCGCAGAGTGGTAACGTCGTGACCCTGATCAACGTGTTCACCGTAAGGCCCGAAGATCAGCAGCCTTTGCTCGACCTGCTCGTGGAGGCGACCGAGTCGGTCATGAACCGGCGGCCGGGGTTCGTGTCGGCCAACTTGCACAAGAGCTTCGACGGCACCCGCGTCGTCAACTACGCCCAGTGGCGGAGCAAGGAGGCGTTCGAGGCGATGCTAGAAGACCCGGCAGCCGTGGGACACATGAGACAAGCCGCGGGGCTGGCGGAGAGTTTCGAGCCCCACCTTTACGAGGTCGCTTACGTGGACGAAGCGTAG
- a CDS encoding MarR family winged helix-turn-helix transcriptional regulator yields MVEDGTRRRIGYQMKRAQHALRLAMDAAVRDLGLTTPQYAALAVLEGEAGLSGAGLARRCFVTPQTMNGILAKLEGAGLVERRRHPEHGRVLQAYLTETGGAVVSRAHALVEAVEGRMLEGLTEHERGRLLVVLRGCAEALERDDGRAGLP; encoded by the coding sequence ATGGTCGAGGACGGGACGCGGCGGCGGATCGGCTATCAGATGAAGCGGGCGCAGCACGCGTTGCGGCTGGCGATGGACGCGGCGGTCCGGGATCTGGGGTTGACGACGCCGCAGTACGCGGCGCTCGCCGTCTTGGAGGGGGAAGCGGGGTTGTCGGGGGCGGGGCTGGCGCGGAGGTGCTTCGTGACGCCGCAGACTATGAACGGGATCCTGGCGAAACTGGAGGGTGCCGGGCTCGTCGAGCGTCGACGGCATCCGGAGCACGGGCGTGTACTGCAGGCTTACCTTACGGAGACCGGAGGTGCGGTCGTCTCGCGGGCCCACGCGCTCGTGGAGGCCGTGGAAGGGCGCATGCTAGAAGGCCTCACGGAGCACGAGCGGGGGCGTCTTTTAGTCGTGCTTCGTGGCTGCGCCGAAGCACTGGAGCGCGACGATGGGCGGGCGGGGTTACCCTAA
- the moaD gene encoding molybdopterin converting factor subunit 1 → MIEVLLFGAAADRAGTRTVRLDVKEASTLAAIWPLLADRYPDLASMRDTLAFAVNGEYAKMDGRVEPGDEVAVLPPVSGG, encoded by the coding sequence GTGATCGAGGTCCTCCTCTTCGGCGCGGCGGCCGACCGGGCCGGCACGCGGACGGTTCGGCTGGACGTAAAAGAGGCCTCCACCCTGGCGGCGATCTGGCCGCTGCTCGCCGACAGGTATCCGGACCTCGCCTCCATGCGCGACACTCTAGCCTTCGCCGTCAACGGTGAGTACGCGAAGATGGACGGACGCGTGGAGCCGGGCGACGAGGTCGCCGTGCTCCCGCCGGTCTCCGGCGGTTAG
- a CDS encoding glutamate-cysteine ligase family protein, with product MRHFSGGKGYEGDKPPDRSIGLEQEFFLVEDSGEPSVRADEFLERCREVSEGDGAACLAPEWVKGVVEVNTPPVRSLADLEQEYAGNVRLALRSAREIGLRIYPLGTYPLPLEPAVREEPDYQVQVRTVGPERFMDAGRCAGTHLHLGLPAGTVDTEHGLSPAASEGARKELLDLYNLATALDPALIFLSRSCPFYEGRMTGLSPRTTRYRGSDAFGWDGVYRHLPEVGALRPYARNPEHLVRQQFDRYETWLSAMEKAGVNLALFLESGGDLLRPAWNPVRLNRQGTLELRGLDSNLPEATFAAVELVLASAARVREYGLTVTPNEEISTFEVSGGRLLVPGFERLSGEMFRAAVSGNAEDPTTTTYLDSILEFAEPAEGRLEKLRDRRAREGAYPTTEGEILATHAAENGLISREEGLRLVLWACEELEAQVSRLDRQFEPEGETAGAS from the coding sequence GTGAGACATTTTTCCGGGGGCAAGGGGTACGAAGGAGACAAACCCCCGGACCGCAGCATAGGTCTGGAGCAGGAGTTCTTCCTGGTCGAGGACTCGGGCGAGCCTTCGGTGCGGGCGGACGAGTTTCTGGAGCGCTGCAGGGAAGTATCCGAGGGAGACGGCGCGGCATGCCTGGCTCCGGAGTGGGTGAAAGGCGTGGTCGAGGTCAACACGCCGCCCGTGCGCTCGCTGGCGGATCTAGAACAGGAATACGCGGGAAACGTGCGCCTGGCCCTCCGCTCTGCGCGGGAGATCGGGCTCAGGATCTACCCTTTGGGCACCTACCCGTTGCCGCTGGAACCCGCCGTCAGGGAGGAGCCCGACTACCAGGTCCAGGTCCGCACCGTCGGCCCGGAGAGGTTCATGGACGCCGGGAGATGCGCCGGTACCCACCTGCACCTGGGGCTCCCTGCCGGCACGGTGGATACGGAACACGGCCTCTCGCCTGCGGCTTCCGAAGGGGCGCGTAAAGAGTTGCTCGACCTTTACAACCTGGCGACGGCGCTCGACCCGGCCCTGATCTTCCTGTCCAGATCCTGCCCGTTCTACGAGGGCCGGATGACGGGCCTCTCACCCCGCACCACCCGCTACCGGGGCAGCGACGCCTTCGGCTGGGATGGCGTCTACAGGCATCTCCCGGAAGTCGGGGCTCTGCGCCCCTACGCCCGGAACCCCGAACACCTCGTCCGCCAGCAGTTCGACCGCTACGAAACCTGGCTCTCGGCCATGGAGAAAGCGGGCGTGAACCTGGCTCTCTTCCTGGAGTCGGGCGGGGACCTTCTCAGGCCCGCCTGGAACCCGGTGAGGCTGAACCGCCAGGGCACGCTGGAACTCCGCGGCCTGGACAGCAACCTGCCCGAAGCCACCTTCGCCGCCGTCGAACTGGTGCTCGCCTCCGCCGCCCGCGTCCGCGAATACGGCCTGACCGTCACCCCGAACGAGGAGATCTCGACCTTCGAGGTCTCGGGCGGCAGGCTTCTCGTTCCCGGCTTCGAGCGCCTCAGCGGTGAGATGTTCCGCGCGGCGGTCTCCGGGAACGCCGAGGACCCCACGACGACCACCTACCTCGACTCCATCCTAGAGTTCGCCGAGCCCGCCGAAGGACGCCTAGAAAAGCTGCGGGACCGTCGCGCGCGGGAAGGCGCCTACCCGACCACGGAGGGGGAGATCCTCGCAACCCACGCCGCTGAGAATGGCCTCATCTCCCGGGAAGAAGGTCTCCGCCTCGTGCTGTGGGCCTGCGAGGAGTTGGAGGCCCAGGTCTCCCGTCTAGACCGGCAGTTCGAACCCGAAGGGGAGACCGCGGGCGCGTCGTAG
- a CDS encoding citrate synthase/methylcitrate synthase yields the protein MGGSSGSSFVAGLEGVVAAETRISGVDGDAGALTLAGYPVEEISGRASFEEMVYLLWHDELPNTEELAAFRGALAGRRGLPAATLELLRAAGARNVPQMDALRMAAGTLGLDAPDDPALDLVARLPVIVATYHRLLNGQEPVVPDPDLGHAANYLYMLDGERPGEDSVRALETYLNTVSDHGMNASTFAARVIVATRSDLVSAIVGAIGALKGPLHGGAPGPALDVVFEIGEAGNAEPVLREKLRRGERLMGFGHRIYRVRDPRADVLAEAAEKLFATDGDRDLYALALEVEKTALRLLEEHRPGRNLQTNVEFYTALLLHGLGLPTDLFTPTFAIGRVAGWTAHCLEQRSEDRLIRPQSEYVGATDRTWLPAQER from the coding sequence ATGGGCGGTAGTTCGGGGTCTTCTTTCGTGGCGGGGCTAGAGGGCGTGGTGGCGGCCGAGACGAGGATCAGCGGCGTGGACGGCGACGCTGGCGCGTTGACGCTGGCGGGTTATCCGGTCGAGGAGATCTCCGGCCGCGCCTCGTTTGAGGAGATGGTCTACCTCCTCTGGCACGACGAGTTGCCGAATACCGAGGAACTCGCGGCGTTTCGGGGGGCTCTGGCGGGACGTCGGGGGCTGCCGGCGGCAACCCTGGAGCTCCTGCGGGCGGCGGGCGCGCGCAACGTCCCGCAGATGGACGCGCTGCGCATGGCGGCCGGCACCCTCGGCCTCGATGCCCCCGACGACCCCGCGCTCGACCTCGTCGCGCGCCTGCCCGTCATAGTGGCGACCTACCACAGACTGCTCAATGGTCAGGAGCCCGTGGTCCCTGATCCCGACCTCGGCCACGCCGCCAACTACCTGTACATGCTCGACGGCGAGAGGCCGGGAGAGGATTCCGTGCGGGCTCTGGAGACCTACCTCAACACCGTCTCCGACCACGGCATGAACGCCTCGACCTTCGCAGCCCGCGTCATCGTCGCCACCCGCTCCGACCTCGTCTCGGCCATCGTCGGGGCCATAGGGGCGCTAAAAGGGCCGCTGCACGGCGGGGCGCCGGGACCCGCGCTCGACGTGGTCTTCGAGATCGGGGAAGCGGGGAACGCCGAGCCCGTCCTGCGCGAGAAGCTCCGGCGCGGCGAGCGGCTCATGGGATTCGGGCACAGGATCTACCGCGTCCGCGACCCCCGCGCCGACGTCCTGGCCGAAGCAGCAGAGAAACTCTTCGCCACGGACGGGGATAGGGACCTCTACGCCCTCGCCCTTGAAGTGGAGAAGACCGCCCTGCGCCTTCTCGAAGAGCACCGCCCCGGCCGCAACCTCCAGACCAACGTCGAGTTCTACACGGCCCTGCTCCTGCACGGCCTCGGCCTCCCCACAGACCTCTTCACCCCGACCTTCGCCATAGGCCGGGTTGCGGGCTGGACCGCCCACTGCCTCGAACAGCGGTCCGAAGACCGCCTCATCCGGCCGCAATCCGAATACGTGGGCGCGACGGATCGTACCTGGCTCCCAGCGCAAGAGCGCTAA
- a CDS encoding molybdenum cofactor biosynthesis protein MoaE encodes MFAIVDEKIDVGALIEGARRPDCGAVSTFVGTTRVDEAGDNSVEYLEYEAYRPMADRKLEEIGAEIEERWDVGHVAIVHRVGRVDPGEASVAIVVASPRRGPAFEASRYAIERIKEIVPIWKREVWSDGYVWVGSQVGTRPG; translated from the coding sequence TTGTTCGCAATCGTCGATGAGAAGATAGACGTCGGGGCGCTGATCGAGGGCGCCCGGAGGCCCGACTGCGGCGCGGTATCCACCTTCGTCGGGACGACGCGGGTGGACGAGGCCGGGGATAATTCGGTCGAGTACCTGGAGTACGAGGCCTACAGGCCGATGGCGGACCGGAAGCTGGAGGAGATCGGGGCCGAGATAGAGGAGCGGTGGGACGTGGGGCACGTCGCGATAGTCCATCGCGTCGGACGCGTCGACCCTGGCGAGGCGAGCGTCGCCATCGTCGTCGCCTCGCCCCGCCGCGGGCCGGCCTTCGAGGCTAGCCGGTACGCGATAGAGAGGATCAAGGAGATAGTCCCGATCTGGAAGCGCGAGGTCTGGTCCGACGGTTACGTCTGGGTCGGCAGCCAGGTCGGAACCCGCCCAGGCTGA
- a CDS encoding NUDIX domain-containing protein, whose amino-acid sequence MGKHRSSTGMDFGVRVAAVIERGGSLLLVRHQKPDRDPYWVLPGGRLEPGETIPECATREVAEETGLDARFSGILYVGEFLREGRHTVDVTARMAADGKSEAALGNDPEVEPGSEPTLRELRWVSVEELAGIGLLPVQLKERLLEDASGGWAAGEIYLGGGRR is encoded by the coding sequence ATGGGCAAGCACAGGTCATCGACCGGCATGGACTTCGGGGTGCGCGTGGCCGCGGTGATCGAACGCGGGGGCAGCCTTCTGCTCGTCCGCCACCAGAAGCCTGACCGGGACCCGTACTGGGTCCTGCCGGGCGGCAGGCTGGAGCCGGGCGAGACCATCCCCGAGTGCGCCACGCGCGAGGTGGCGGAGGAGACGGGCCTCGACGCCCGGTTCTCCGGCATCCTCTACGTGGGCGAGTTCCTGCGCGAAGGCCGGCACACGGTAGACGTAACCGCCAGGATGGCCGCGGATGGCAAGTCCGAGGCCGCCCTCGGGAACGACCCGGAAGTAGAGCCAGGCTCGGAGCCTACCCTGCGCGAGCTGCGCTGGGTCAGTGTGGAAGAACTGGCTGGGATCGGGCTCCTTCCGGTCCAGCTCAAGGAACGGTTGCTGGAGGACGCCTCGGGCGGGTGGGCGGCGGGCGAGATCTACCTGGGAGGCGGGCGCCGTTAA
- a CDS encoding CPBP family intramembrane glutamic endopeptidase gives MLSVVMTNTAVAALVICVFWLGVTVARALGRKASFSLAPLGFSRPKGGVLAGIGTGIAVGVGAIVMSVIVNPISAYLLDSLGYSTESTVQQPFMRGLVGWVESNPSLAIPAILLVVVLFGPAVEELVFRGAIFNGLNRLGALVFSRTTVSGNPANRTNRTAFVLSALVSSVFFALLHLEPVLLPAIFILAIALCALFQRTGSLLPPLIAHATFNSFATSLIILNGLGVFELPV, from the coding sequence TTGCTCTCCGTCGTTATGACGAACACCGCCGTCGCGGCTCTCGTGATCTGCGTTTTCTGGCTCGGGGTTACGGTCGCCCGCGCCCTGGGCCGGAAGGCGAGCTTCTCGCTGGCGCCTCTCGGTTTCTCGCGCCCCAAGGGGGGCGTTCTCGCCGGTATCGGTACCGGGATCGCCGTCGGCGTCGGGGCGATTGTGATGAGCGTGATCGTCAACCCAATAAGCGCCTACCTGCTTGACAGCCTCGGCTACTCGACCGAGTCCACCGTCCAGCAACCGTTCATGCGCGGCCTCGTCGGCTGGGTGGAGAGCAACCCCTCCTTGGCGATACCCGCTATCCTCCTGGTCGTCGTCCTCTTCGGCCCGGCCGTCGAAGAACTGGTCTTCCGCGGCGCGATCTTCAACGGCCTGAACCGCCTCGGCGCCCTCGTCTTCTCCCGCACCACGGTAAGCGGGAACCCGGCAAACCGTACCAACAGAACCGCCTTCGTCCTCTCCGCCCTCGTCTCTTCCGTCTTCTTCGCCCTGCTCCACCTCGAGCCGGTCCTACTGCCGGCCATCTTCATCCTCGCCATCGCCCTGTGCGCCCTCTTCCAACGCACCGGCAGCCTCCTCCCCCCCCTCATAGCCCACGCGACCTTCAACTCCTTCGCCACCTCGCTGATAATCCTGAACGGCCTCGGCGTCTTCGAACTGCCCGTGTAG
- a CDS encoding diacylglycerol/lipid kinase family protein → MGRPKARVICNPTSGGGAYDPDELRAELDGYELDWVQTGGPGDASEAAGEWREGLLIVAGGDGTINDAVNGLGKAGFPEGVTLGILPAGTGNDLAATLCIPNDPDEAEDVIRQGRVRTLDVARVRSDGIGERFFINVATGGLGAEISDANEGELKERWGKLSYLRASFEVAKDFDVKELDLYLDGELRKVRAVNVVVANCRFAGGGWLAAPKANPEDGLLDVVIIEKLGLADLLQLAPASMARSDYAGKEGVFSARAREIRVETEPPGLEFTVDGEVVGDEPARFSVVPRALKVIVGPDYDPEPQGTGS, encoded by the coding sequence ATGGGACGGCCCAAAGCGCGGGTGATCTGCAACCCCACTTCGGGCGGCGGCGCTTACGACCCGGACGAGTTGCGCGCTGAGTTGGACGGCTACGAACTCGACTGGGTCCAAACCGGGGGGCCGGGCGACGCCAGCGAGGCCGCCGGTGAGTGGCGGGAGGGCCTGCTCATTGTCGCCGGGGGCGACGGCACCATCAACGACGCCGTCAACGGCCTCGGAAAGGCCGGTTTCCCCGAGGGCGTCACTTTGGGCATCCTCCCCGCGGGTACGGGCAACGACCTGGCGGCGACCCTCTGTATCCCGAACGACCCGGACGAGGCTGAGGACGTGATCCGGCAGGGCAGGGTGCGGACGCTCGACGTGGCGCGGGTACGCTCGGACGGGATCGGGGAACGGTTCTTCATAAACGTGGCGACCGGGGGGCTCGGGGCCGAGATCTCCGACGCCAACGAGGGCGAGTTGAAGGAGAGGTGGGGCAAGCTCTCCTACCTGCGGGCGTCCTTCGAAGTGGCGAAGGACTTCGACGTCAAGGAGCTCGACCTCTACCTGGACGGCGAGCTTCGCAAGGTGAGGGCCGTCAACGTGGTCGTCGCCAACTGCCGCTTCGCCGGCGGCGGCTGGCTCGCGGCGCCCAAGGCGAACCCCGAGGATGGCCTGCTCGACGTGGTCATCATAGAGAAGCTGGGGTTGGCGGATCTGCTCCAGCTCGCGCCGGCGTCCATGGCGAGGTCGGACTACGCGGGCAAGGAGGGCGTGTTCAGCGCGCGGGCCAGGGAGATCCGGGTAGAGACCGAGCCTCCGGGCCTCGAGTTCACCGTCGACGGCGAGGTCGTCGGCGACGAGCCCGCCCGCTTCTCGGTGGTGCCCCGGGCGCTCAAGGTCATCGTCGGTCCCGACTACGACCCCGAACCGCAGGGGACAGGGTCGTGA
- a CDS encoding citrate/2-methylcitrate synthase — protein sequence MGSGRYMTAREAAGELGVSLPTLYAYVSRGMVRSEAVEGGQRSRRYRAEDVRALLERKERRRDPERAAEGALRWGAPVLESGITLVEGGRLFYRGRDVGELAAGSSIEEVAALIWAGDPGEADNIFARHEDLSRPLRETLATLGGLPPAEVFQALLPVAAAWDPVGYDLRPAAVARTGVKILRLMARAVGGDGTGRTAETLGRGWCPGEPDAAALIDAALVYCADHELPVSTFAARCVASARATPYAVVQAGLAALGGVRHGGQVELVEAFLREVETVGDARAVVSGRLRRGDGIPGFGHPLYPEGDPRGAGLLRATVGFHPEIPAVALADTVSEAVLDLTGERPTVDLALATVARALGLPPGGAVALFAVGRTVGWIGHAIEQYASDTLVRPRARYVGLLPSVVAHATP from the coding sequence ATGGGTTCTGGGCGCTACATGACGGCGCGGGAGGCGGCCGGGGAGTTGGGGGTGAGCCTGCCGACTCTGTACGCGTACGTGAGCCGGGGGATGGTCAGGTCCGAGGCGGTCGAGGGCGGGCAGCGCAGCCGGCGGTACAGGGCTGAAGACGTGCGGGCGTTGTTGGAGCGCAAGGAGAGGAGGCGTGACCCGGAGAGGGCCGCCGAGGGGGCGCTGCGCTGGGGGGCGCCGGTGCTCGAGTCGGGCATCACGCTCGTCGAAGGGGGGCGGCTGTTCTACAGGGGGCGTGATGTGGGGGAGTTGGCGGCGGGGAGCAGCATCGAGGAGGTGGCGGCCCTGATCTGGGCGGGCGACCCTGGCGAGGCGGATAATATCTTCGCCCGTCATGAAGACTTGTCCCGACCGCTACGTGAGACGCTCGCGACGCTGGGAGGTCTCCCGCCCGCCGAGGTCTTCCAGGCGTTGTTGCCCGTGGCCGCGGCCTGGGACCCGGTCGGGTACGACCTCAGGCCCGCGGCCGTCGCCCGCACGGGCGTGAAGATCCTGCGCCTCATGGCCCGCGCGGTCGGTGGCGACGGGACCGGGCGCACGGCCGAGACGCTCGGGCGCGGCTGGTGCCCGGGCGAACCGGACGCGGCGGCGCTCATAGACGCGGCGCTCGTCTACTGCGCGGACCACGAGCTGCCCGTCTCCACCTTCGCCGCCAGGTGCGTCGCCTCGGCGCGGGCCACCCCTTACGCCGTCGTGCAGGCCGGCCTCGCGGCCCTCGGCGGCGTAAGGCACGGGGGGCAGGTGGAGCTCGTCGAGGCCTTCCTGCGCGAGGTCGAGACGGTGGGAGACGCACGGGCCGTCGTCTCCGGCCGGCTCAGGCGGGGGGACGGAATACCGGGGTTCGGACACCCACTCTACCCGGAAGGGGACCCGCGCGGCGCCGGTCTGCTCCGGGCTACCGTCGGGTTCCATCCGGAAATCCCCGCCGTCGCGCTGGCCGACACCGTCTCCGAAGCGGTGCTCGACCTCACGGGGGAGCGGCCGACCGTGGACCTGGCGCTGGCGACCGTCGCGCGCGCCCTGGGCCTGCCGCCAGGCGGCGCCGTGGCCCTGTTCGCGGTCGGCAGGACCGTCGGCTGGATCGGGCACGCCATAGAGCAATACGCCAGCGATACCCTGGTACGTCCGAGGGCCCGATACGTCGGGCTCCTCCCTTCGGTCGTCGCGCACGCTACGCCCTGA
- a CDS encoding class I SAM-dependent DNA methyltransferase gives MVDWYREDLAYIHDVGHADFALKSAPGILEILKDNGIPDGLVVDLGCGSGLWARELLGAGYRVHGIDISEAMIELAWQKAPGAEFRVGSLFEAEIPPCDAVTAVSEVLNYLFDPAYEERGLRDLFGRVHGALRPGGVFVFDVLGPGQVPAGVKKQGFSKGPDWAVLNEKEEDEETGTMERRIVSFRRVGDLYRRTDEVHRVRLYGPQETAAALGRAGFEVRTMGSYGGYPLGENHAAFVARKT, from the coding sequence ATGGTCGACTGGTACCGGGAAGACCTCGCCTACATCCACGACGTCGGCCACGCCGACTTCGCCCTCAAATCGGCGCCCGGTATCCTGGAGATCTTGAAAGACAACGGGATACCGGACGGTCTGGTAGTGGATCTTGGGTGCGGCAGCGGGCTGTGGGCGCGGGAGCTTCTGGGGGCCGGGTATCGGGTGCACGGGATCGACATCTCGGAGGCCATGATCGAGCTCGCGTGGCAGAAGGCGCCCGGCGCCGAGTTCAGGGTTGGGTCGCTATTCGAGGCGGAGATCCCGCCCTGCGACGCGGTCACGGCCGTGAGCGAGGTCCTGAACTACCTCTTCGACCCCGCGTACGAGGAGCGGGGGCTGAGAGATCTCTTCGGGCGCGTTCATGGGGCGTTGAGACCGGGCGGCGTCTTCGTCTTCGACGTCCTGGGACCGGGTCAGGTCCCCGCCGGCGTCAAGAAGCAGGGCTTCTCGAAAGGACCGGACTGGGCGGTGCTCAACGAGAAGGAAGAGGACGAGGAGACGGGCACGATGGAGCGCCGGATCGTCAGCTTCCGGAGGGTTGGGGATCTCTACCGGCGGACCGACGAGGTCCACCGCGTAAGGCTCTACGGCCCGCAGGAGACCGCGGCCGCCCTCGGTAGGGCGGGCTTCGAGGTGAGGACGATGGGCTCTTACGGGGGCTACCCCCTCGGGGAGAACCACGCCGCGTTCGTCGCCCGCAAGACGTGA